A window of the Peromyscus leucopus breed LL Stock chromosome 22, UCI_PerLeu_2.1, whole genome shotgun sequence genome harbors these coding sequences:
- the Ccdc121 gene encoding coiled-coil domain-containing protein 121 codes for MESYTCCALGYVGGARSYSSRVREDMESRGQDNRISKFRSPISGDRSSQSVRTNLVGETMISWDVNSNHAKSYHVVPKVKTPLENGARRRQIPSTSFWANTSSEHQIHPDKRMKSRTRFVPSPRRSPQPSMYLTVLNEFFKSEGLTKLENKVKRRTVEALEKLSKNIEETRRRQELLLQDSKALQQETLHLETENNYFLKFLRKRNDLCKKKHEDLWNHYFQECGEMRRRRQQLASMFAQQNADLQKQLLHGKSTQFQLKRQVQSLKHMNVVKKGQEMKIRALQEELADMKAVTAKRDQEAFLQFLQRKIPLDREMQELKCLQVGRGRSKEVKNKARAMASTAKKVNSEICSSVCRENQELQEELVRQIREYHKLDSLKRQLENWKEKLKEEQWYQEALVRGRHQLKAERERSHDHDPCPKNGVPPRPD; via the exons ATGGAGAGTTACACCTGCTGTGCACTGGGA TACGTGGGAGGGGCAAGGTCCTACTCCTCACGAGTGAGAGAAGACATGGAATCCCGAGGACAGGACAACCGAATTTCAAAATTCAGAAGCCCGATATCTGGGGATAGATCCAGTCAATCTGTTAGGACTAATTTGGTAGGTGAGACCATGATATCATGGGATGTCAACTCTAACCATGCGAAGTCCTATCATGTTGTCCCCAAAGTGAAGACACCTCTTGAAAATGGTGCTCGCAGAAGGCAGATACCTAGCACTAGTTTTTGGGCGAATACCTCCAGTGAACACCAAATTCACCCCGATAAACGCATGAAGTCTAGAACCAG GTTTGTCCCGAGTCCCAGAAGATCTCCCCAACCGTCGATGTATCTCACTGTTCTAAATGAATTTTTCAAGTCGGAGGGGCTCACAAAACTGGAGAATAAGGTAAAACGGCGGACAGTTGAGGCACTGGAGAAGCTGAGCAAGAACATCGAAGAGACCCGGCGTCggcaggagctgctgctgcaGGACAGCAAGGCACTGCAACAGGAGACGCTCCACCTGGAGACTGAGAACAACTACTTCCTGAAGTTCCTAAGAAAGCGAAATGACCTGTGCAAGaagaaacatgaggacctgtggAATCACTATTTCCAGGAGTGCGGGGAGATGAGACGGAGGAGACAGCAACTCGCATCCATGTTTGCCCAACAGAATGCAGACCTTCAGAAGCAGCTCTTGCATGGGAAGAGCACCCAGTTCCAGTTGAAGCGGCAGGTTCAGTCACTGAAGCATATGAATGTAGTCAAGAAGGGCCAGGAGATGAAAATCCGGGCGTTACAGGAGGAGCTGGCGGACATGAAAGCGGTGACCGCTAAAAGGGACCAAGAGGCATTCTTGCAGTTCCTGCAGCGAAAGATCCCCCTAGACAGAGAGATGCAGGAACTCAAATGCCTGCAGGTGGGACGGGGCAGAAGCAAGGAGGTTAAGAATAAGGCCCGGGCCATGGCATCAACAGCCAAGAAGGTAAATTCTGAGATTTGCTCTAGTGTCTGCAGAGAGAATCAGGAGTTACAAGAAGAATTGGTGAGGCAGATCCGGGAGTATCACAAGCTAGATTCTCTAAAGAGGCAGTTAGAGAACTGGAAAGAGAAGCTGAAGGAGGAGCAATGGTACCAAGAAGCCTTAGTTAGGGGGAGACACCagctgaaggcagagagagagagaagtcatgaTCATGACCCTTGCCCGAAGAACGGGGTACCCCCGAGGCCAGACTGA